The genomic segment GCGCAGATGTTCCCACAGCAGCCGCTCGGCGTCGGTCGGGTTGCGGCGGAGCATGCGGGCGAGCCCGCGCAGCGAGCCGCCTTCGGCGTCGGGGCCGCCGGCGGCTGCGCGCTCCGCCAGCAGCGCGCGCAGGCGCGTGGCCTGATCGCCGTCGAGTACACCGCCCTTGGCCGGGCCCTTGCGGCCGTCGGCGATCGCCATCACCACGCCGTGCAGCGTGTGCATGTCCTGCTTGCTCGGCTCCATCCGGGTGAAGATGTTGCGCAGGTTCACCAGCATGGTGTCGCGCTTTTCCGGCGGGCGGAGGAATTCGACGCGGTCGAGCTCGGTCACCAGATTGGAGAAGAACGCGTCGATCTGATGCTGCGAGGCGCGCGGGCTGCGCTCCGGCATCTCGTAAGGCAGCGCGTTCTGGGTGGCGTGCTTGAACCATTCGTAGCCCATCAGCAGCACCGCCTGTGCCAGGTTCAGCGAGGCGAACGCCGGATTGACCGGGAAGGTGACGATGCGGTTGGCGAGCGCGACCTCGTCGTTCTCCAGCCCATGGCGCTCGCGGCCGAACATGATGCCGGTGGTCCCGCCGGAGGCGGTCTCGGCGACGATCTCCTGCGCGGCAGCTTCCGGCCCGCGCACCGGCTTGGCCTGGTCGTGGGCGCGCGCGGTGGTGGCGAACAGCAGCGTACAGTCCTTCACCGCCTCGGCGACGCTATCGAACAGTTCGACCGCATTCAGGATGTGGTCGGCGCCGGCGGCCGAGCGCTGGGCGGCGATGTTCGGCCAGCCGTCGCGCGGCTTCACCAGCCGCAGCCGGGTCAGCCCGAAATTGCCCATCGCGCGGGCGCACATCCCGATGTTCTCGCCCAGTTGGGGCTCGACCAGAATCACCACCGGGCCATCGAGCGCGGCCGGGGGCTTGGATCGGTCGGTGCCGGAGCCGGACATGGGCATCGTCTTTCAAAAACGGGCGCCCTCGGAGTGATCCGAGGCGGCGCGGGAGGATCGGGGGAAGCCGCGGCACGCGGGCCGGACAGCGGCGGCCGCCGCGCCTTTCCGTTGCCAAGGCGGCAGGAATTTCTCAAGCAAATAGTGGTTTTGCCGGCGCGTTTTAGGCGGTGTGAAGTGCGCTTGACACAGCGCGCCCCCACCGCGCTTCCGGCCGCGGCGGTGCGCGCGGCCGCGCGCTTGCCGAGCCATGCGCGAGCGCGCTGCGAATCCGTCCAAATTGCTTCCGCAATCGCCTTTCGGCCCGTCCGGCGCGGTGCTATAGCGAGCGCGGCTTTAGTCCAATTCCCGCCCCTTTAAGCGCAGAATCACAAGAAGGCCCGATCCCGCATGGCGAAAATCAAGGTGAAGAACCCCGTCGTGGAACTCGACGGTGACGAGATGACCCGTATCATCTGGCAGATGATCAAGGACAAGCTCATCACCCCGTTCCTTGATGTCGAGTTGATGTATTTCGACCTGGGGATGGAGCACCGCGACGCGACCGACGACCAGGTCACCATCGATGCGGCGAACGCGATCAAGCAGGTCGGCGTCGGCGTGAAGTGCGCCACCATCACCCCGGACGAAGCGCGGGTGAAGGAGTTCGGCCTCAAGAGCATGTGGAAGTCGCCGAACGGCACCATCCGCAACATCCTCGGCGGCGTAATCTTCCGCGAACCGATTATCTGCAACAACGTCCCGCGACTGGTGCCGGGCTGGACCAAGCCGATCGTGATCGGCCGTCACGCCTACGGCGATCAGTATCGCGCGACCGATATCAAGTTCCCCGGCCCGGGCACGCTGACGATGAAGTTCGTCGGCGAAGACGGCTCGGTGATCGAACGTGAAGTCTTCAAGGCGCCCGGCGCCGGCGTGGCGATGTCGATGTACAACCTCGACGAGTCGATCAAGGACTTCGCCCGCGCGTCGCTGAACTACGGCCTGATCCGCAACTATCCGGTCTATCTGTCGACCAAGAACACCATCATGAAGGTGTACGACGGTCGCTTCAAAGACATCTTCCAGGAGATCTTCGAGAACGAGTTCAAGGCCGAGTACGACGCCAAGGGCCTGACCTACGAGCACCGCCTGATCGACGACATGGTCGCATCGGCGCTGAAGTGGTCGGGTGGCTACGTCTGGGCCTGTAAGAACTACGACGGCGACGTGCAGTCCGACACCGTGGCGCAGGGCTACGGCTCGCTCGGCCTGATGACCTCGGTGCTGATGACGCCGGACGGCAAGACGGTGGAAGCCGAAGCCGCGCACGGCACCGTCACCCGCCACTATCGCGAACACCAGAAGGGCAAGGCGACCTCGACCAACTCGATCGCCTCGATCTTCGCCTGGACCCGCGGCCTGGCGCATCGCGCCAAGCTCGACAGCAACGAAGAGCTGGCCCGCTTCGCCGACACGCTGGAGAAGGTCTGCGTCGAAACCGTCGAAGCCGGCGCGATGACCAAGGACCTCGCACTCCTGGTCGGCGCCGATCAGCGCTGGCTGTCGACCGAGGGCTTCCTCGACAAGGTCGCACAGAACCTGCACAAGGCGATGGACACCAAGGCCGCCTGATCAGCGCGCCGCGACTGAACGAACGAAAGGCGCGGGATCGCTTCCCGCGCCTTTTTCTTTGCTGCCACGACCGGTCTATGGTTCGGCGCAACGATCCTCCGCAAACTCACCGAAAGCCACGGCAACGCTCATGACCTCACTGCTGACCTTCTGCGCCGCTGCGCTGATGGAGATCACCGGGTGCTTCGCGTTCTGGGCGTGGCTGCGGCTCGACAAGTCGCCGCTGTGGCTGATCCCCGGCATGCTCGCGCTGGCGCTGTTCGCTTACCTGCTGACGCTGGCCGACAGCCCGCTCGCCGGTCGCGCCTATGCGGCCTATGGCGGCATCTACATCGCCAGCGCGCTGCTGTGGGGTTGGGCGATCGAAGGCAACCGCCCCGACCAGTGGGACGTCATCGGCGCCGCGATCTGCCTGGTCGGCATGAGCGTGATCCTGTTCGGACCGCGCACACTGCCGGCGTGAGCGGATCGGGCTGCTGAACCAGAACGGGCGGACGGCAGACCATTTGTGCTGAATCGTCTCGGTCACTTTTGAGATGTTCTCGACTCGCCCCCGTGGCGTCCCGGTGCCGTCGCCGGGCTTCGGTGTCATAGTGTTGCACATTGTCACCAGCGGCGTTCAACGGCGGAAGCATGACTTTGGAGCACAGGTGGACGGGCGCGATCTCGCGGCTCGATCTGGCCGGCGGCGTTCTGCAACAGCCGGATGGCGATTGGGTCGACGAGCAGCTGCATCACGGCACCAAGGTGGTCGTTATCCTGCGCGGCGCGATGCGGGCGCAGATCGACGGCTGCGGCAGCGAGTTCAGCATTGCCGGCCCCACGGTGTGCGTGATCCGCGCGCCGGCCGACGCCTCCGGTCGCCAGATGATAACGGCCGACGAGCCGTTGCATTACGTGATGGTCAAGGCTGCCTTTGAGCCGGGCAGCGAGGCCGACCGCGAACGCGATCCGTTGGCGCCGCTGTTCTGCACCGATCGGCCGAGCCTGCAACACATCGAGGCGCCGCGCGCGCTGCAAGCGCTGTGCACGCAGCTCGAGGTGTGCCCGTTTGTCGGCGCGGCGCGGGATCTGTTCCTGTCCGCCAAGGCGATCGAGATCCTCGCTTTGGCATGCGACGCGGTCGAGACCAACATCGCGACCGAGACGCTGCGGCCCTCGCTCGGCGATGTCGAGCGCTTGAAGAAAGCCCGCGCGATCCTTCTGGAGCGGCTCGGAGCTCCGCCGAATTTGCCGGCCCTGGCGGCAGCGGTGGGAATGAACACCCGCAAGCTGACGGACGGTTTCCAAGCGGCGTTCGGAACCACCGTGAACGACTTCCTGCAGGACGCACGTTTGAATGAAGCGTATCGGCTGCTGTCGAGCGGCGCCACCAACGTCTCGGAGGCCGCACATCGCGTCGGCTACACGCCCGCTTACTTCTCGGCGGTGTTCCGAAAGCGCTTCGGGATTTCTCCGCGCGATCTGCTGTAATTCCACTCTGCGGCCGCCTCACCCCGCCGCCGACGTAGAACGTTTGTAATCGTAAGAATTCGTCCGGAAATCAAAAGTCCGACGGCTTGTCGCATTCCTCGCAGTCACGCTTCTGTGCCGCGTCCTGGAGGAATATCACGATGACGACACAGCCGCGTTCTGCTGAACTAACTGCTTCACGACAGCAAGCGCTGCGGCGCAGCCGCAAATACGCCGCGTCGCTGCCGATGAGTGCATTGCTGCTGATCGGTGCGGTGGCTGACGATGCGCGGGCTCAGGCTGCGGGAACTGCGCCCACCTCACCGGCCGTGAGCGCGCTGCCTGCCGTGGTCGTCAGTGCCCCGAAGCAGAGCAAGCCGAAACGGAGGGCTACACCGCCGACCGTAACCGCCGCCCCCGCAGCGCTCCCGCGCCCGACCTCGCGGACGACAACCGCACGCGACGCCGACGGGCCGGGTTTCGTCGCCCGGACCAGCACGACAGGAACCAAGACCAATACGCCGCTGATCGAAACGCCGCAGTCGATCTCGGTGATCAACCGCCAGCAGATGGACGCGCAGAACGTTCAGTCGGTGACCGACGCCTTGCGCTACTCGGCCGGCGTTGTGGCGACGACACCGGCGATCTCGCAGCGTTTCGACACGTTCAGCATTCGCGGCTTCGATGCCAGCAGCAGCGGAATCCTGCGCGACGGCCTGCGCGGCACCACCGCCCAAGCCTGGCCCAAGACCGAGCCTTACGGTCTCGAACGCGTCGAGGTGCTGCGCGGGCCGAGCTCGGTGCTGTACGGCCAGAACGCACCGGGCGGCCTGGTCAACCTCATCACCAAGCGACCGCTCGACAAGCCTTTCCACGAAGTGATGCTGCAGGGCGGCAGCTTCGACCGGTTGCAGGGGCAGTTCGATCTCAGCGGTCCGATCGACAAGGACGGCCAGTTTCTTTACCGGCTGACCGGACTGGCGCGCGACAGCAATACGCAATTCAAGGCGATCCCCGACGACAAGGTGTTCATCGCGCCGGCGTTCACCTGGCGGCCGGATATCGACACCACGCTGACCATCCTGACCGACTACAGCCACGAGAAGTTCGGGCCGCCGCGCCCGTACATTCCGATCCAGGGCACGCTGCTTCCGAACAAGAACGGGCAATTGCCGCGCAACCAGTTCCTTGACCAGCCCGGTCTCGACAACGATCGCACGCAATATTCGGCCGGCTATCTGTTCGAGCGTCATCTCGACGACACCTTCACGATGCGGTCGAATTTCCGCTACGGCCACGTCGACCTTTTGACCAACACCGCGTCGGGCATGAGTCTTGCGGCCAACCAGCGGACACTCAATCGCGCGCTGTATCAATTCCGCATCGTCGGCGACACCTACGCGTCCGACAATCAGATCCAGGCCGACTGGTGGATGGGCTCGACGCAGTTCGTGTCGCTGGCCGGCGTCGACTATCGCCGTTCGACCGAGGATTACTACCTCAACAGCGGCCGCGCTCCATCGATCGACATCTTCAATCCAGTCTACAACCAGCCGATCGGTGCGGCGACCACGGCGAGCGCCTCGACCTGGCAGACCTCCGACCAGATCGGCATCTATGGCCAGCAGCAGATCAAGTTCGACGGACGTTGGGTACTGAGCCTCGGCGGCCGCCAGGACTGGTCGAACACCGCCACGGATAACCGCCTGAAACGCTCGACCGCGACACAGGACGATAAGGCGTTCACCTACCGGGCTGGGCTCGTCTATCTCAGCGACGTCGGCCTCGCGCCCTATATCGGCTACTCGACCTCGTTCAGCCCGGTGCTCGGGACCGACTTCTACGGCCAGCCCTACAAGCCGACCACCGGACGGCAAGCGGAGATCGGCATCAAGTACCAGCCGGCCGGGGCGACCAGCTTCGTCACCATGTCGGTGTTCGATCTCTATCAGGAGAACGTGCAGACCACCGATCCGAACAATTCGCTCAATCGTCTTCAAGTCGGCGAGGTGCGTTCCCGCGGGTTTGAGCTTCAGGGCGTCGCCAATCCGATCGCAGGCCTGAATCTCGTGGCCTCTTACACCCACGCCGAACTGACCGTGACCAAGAGCAACACCGCCGCTGAGCTCGGCAACCGTCCGACCGGGCTGCCTGCGGACACCGCGTCGCTGTGGGGCGACTACACGTTCCAGAGCGGCCTGCTGGCCGGCTTCGGCGCTGGCCTCGGCGCGCGCTATGTGGGCGAGAGCTTCGCGGATTCCGCCAACACCATCGGCGTGCCGTCCTATGTGCTGTTCGACGCCGCGCTGCACTACGATCTCGGCCAGCTTCATCGCGATCTCAAGGGGATGCGGCTCGCCATCAACGCCACCAACCTCACCAACAAGCAGTACTACGTGAGCTGCTCGGCCACGAGTTGCAACGCCGGCTTCGACCGCTCGGTCATCGCCAGCCTTCGCTACCGGTGGTGAGCCATTCAGGAGACCAAACGATGCGCTTCATGACTCACCTGACCCGGGCCGCGATCGTCGCGGTGTGGGCGTCGACGATGCCCTGCCCCGCTTCGGCGCACGAACTGCGGCCCGGCCTGACGCAAACCGCCGTCACCTATCGCGGCGAACATCGTTGGGCGTGGCGTTCGGAGGACGGCGAGACCGGCACTTTGCGCCTCGGCTTCACCGCGCTGCCGAGCGGCGACTATCTGGTCGCCGGATCGCTGGTGCTCGACGACGCCGAACTGGGAGCCAGCGGCTCCGCCCGGTGGCGGGGTGACCGCCTGATCGTCGACCTGATGGTGAGCGGCGGGGTGCGCGCGCAGGCGCCCGACGAAGCCAAGCAGCGGCTGTTCGCGAAAGGTGAAGTGCCGAAGCAGATCGACTCGGCCGGCTTCGCCAGCTTCCGTGCCGAACTGTCGGCGGCACTCGACGGCGTCACCCAGCAATATCAGACCAACGTGCTTACCGGCGGCAAGGTGCAGGGGCCGATCTATCGTAACGGCACGTTGAAGCTGCTGTCGCAGTGACGCAGCGCCCCGATCACACCGTGCGGCGGCTGTCGGCTCGCCGCATCTGGCGTGCGCTGCATCTTTCGCTTGCGCTCACCGTCGGTGCCGGCCTCGCGTTGATCGGCGCGAGCGGCGCGCTGCTGGTGCTGAAAGAGCCGCTGGTCGCCCTCGAAGTCGGACGCGAGATCGTCAAGCCGCCGCGCATTGCGGGGCTGCCGGACGCCACTGCGGACCGGTGGATCGAGCGAACGAGCCAGCGCTACCCCGAGCTGAAGGTGATCGGAGCCAACGCGCCGGGTGCGGGATTCCTGCCCGGCGACGCGGCGATCGTATTCGGTCGCCTGCCGCCGGGCGATCTTGGCGTGGTGTTCGTACATCCCCAGAGCGGCGAGCCGCTCGGACAGTTCGCGTTCGATCGATCGTGGTTCGCAGCGGTGGTGAATCTGCATCGCCGATTGCTGCTGCCAAGTTCGCTGGGCGCCGACGTGGTCAGTTGGTGCGGCATCGGCCTCGCGGCATCGCTGCTGTCGGGCGCGTATCTGTGGTGGCCGCGGCAGCGAAAATGGTGGCGATCATTCTGGATTAACGCATCCGCCTCGGGACGGCGAAGCCTGATCGAATGGCATGGCGTGTCGGCCGCCTATCTGCTGGCGCCCATGCTCGTGCTGGCGGCAACCGGAGTGGCGCTTACCAAACCGCAGTGGCTGGGACTGCGCGGGCCGGCACCGGCCAAGCCCATGGCCCAGGCAATCGCTCCGGCCTGTACTGCCGGCACCGACATTCCCGCCGCATTGGCGGCCACCGCGCAGGCGCACCCCAGCGCCCACATCGTCGGTATCATCCTGCCGCGAGGACCGGCCGGCGCGTATCAGATCAGGTTGCGTTCACCGATATCGAGCCGCAACGACCTGACTGTGGAGGTCAGAACGGGATGTACCACGCCTGTGGTGGAGACTGTTGAGGCCGACTCCGCACTCCGGCGCGACTGGCTGAACCCGCTGCACGCAGATATGCGGCTCGGCATCTCCGGACAGGCGGTCGTGTTCCTGTGCGGCATCGCGCTTCCGGTTCTGTATGCGACCGGGCTTTGGTTGTGGATAGGACGGCGGCGCAAGCGCGCCGGCTGAGGCGCCTTGCGGATGCACGGCCGTCTGGATCAGGCGGCCGCACCGGCCGAAGCCGGGGCCGTGGCGCTAGTGATCGGGCTGGCGGCAGCATCCCCGCTCACGGCATCGACGCCGAGGCGCGCGATCATGGCGCGGGCGATTTCGTCTTCGCCCATGATCACCAGATTGGCGCCGTTGCTGCGCAGATGCGTCACTTCTTCGGCCGAATGCGCACGGGCGATAATCAGAAGTCCGGGATTGACCGCACGCGCCTTGGCGACGATCTGGCCGCCTTCGAACGCGTTGGGGATCGCCACCAGCAGGCCGTGCGCCTGCGCGACCTCGGCCTCGTCGAGGATCTCCTGGGCGGCAGCGTTGCCGTTGATCGCGGTGAAGCCTTCACGCTGCAACCGTGCCACCCGTTCGTCGTCGTTCTCGATCACCACCATGTCGGCGCCGGCGCGGCGGAGCGCGGTGCTGACATTGGAGCCGACGCGGCCGTGGCCGACCAGGACGATATGGCCGCGCAGCTGCGCCGGCATTGCAGCGGCCGCAGCCTCCTTCGCCGCCTGCTTGGCGACTTCGGCTGCCGCCGCGATCTTGGCGCTGACCCGATCGAGGAGCACGAACATCATCGGATTGAGCATGATCGAGATGATCGCACCGGCCAGCACCAGATCGCGGCCGCGCTCCGGCATCAGCCCGAGGCTGACGCCGAGCCCGGCGAGGATGAAAGAGAACTCGCCGATCTGCGCCAGCGAAGCGGAGATCGTCAGCGCCGTCATGTTGGGATGGCCGAACAGCCGCACGATGAAGAAAGCGGCGATCGACTTGCCGAATACGATGATCAGCACGGTGACGAGCAGCGGCAACGGCTCACGCACCACGATGCCGGGATCGACCAGCATGCCGACCGAGACGAAGAACAGCACCGCGAACGCATCCCGCAGCGGCAGCGTCTCGTTGGCAGCGCGATGGCTGAGCTCGGACTCCGACAGGATCATGCCGGCGAAGAACGCGCCGAGCGCGAGCGATACGTCGAACAGCACCGCCGCGCCGAATGCGACGCCGAGCGAGATCGCCAGCACCGCGAGACGAAACAGCTCGCGCGAGCCGGTGTGCGCGACGTAGTGCAGCATCCACGGAATGATGCGGCGGCCGACCACCAGCATGAACACCATGAAGGCGAACACCTTGCCGAGCGTCATCGCCACCGGCCACAGCACCGTCTCCCAGTTGGCGGTGGTAGCCTCGCCCTTGAGCAGCCCCGCGACCGCCGGCAGCAGCACCAACGTCAGCACCATCGCGATGTCTTCGACGATCAGCCAGCCGACCGCGATCCGGCCGCGCTCGCTGTCGACCAGCCGGCGCTCCTGCAGCGCGCGAAGCAGCACCACGGTACTCGCCACCGACAGCGCCAGACCGAACACCAGGCCGGCGCCGAACGGCCAGCCCAGCGCATGGCCAAGCCCGGCGCCGAGCACGGTTGCAGCACCGATCTGCACCACCGCACCGGGAATCGCGATCGCCCGGACTTCGAGCAAATCCTTCAATGAAAAATGCAGGCCGACGCCGAACATCAGCAGGATGACGCCAATTTCGGCGAGCTCGTTGGCGAGGCTCTGATCGGCCACATAGCCGGGGGTGAATGGGCCGATCACAACGCCGGCGAGCAGATAACCGACCAGCGGCGAGATTTTCAGCCGCTGGGCCGCGACACCGAAGGCAAAAGCCAGCACCAAGCCGGCCACGATGGTGGAAATCAGTGGGGTGTTGTGCTCCATCGTTCCGTTGTGCGGCATGACGCCGCGACCGTCCACCCGAACGAGGGCTACCGATCGCCGCAGTGCACGCGGACGAGACGGAACCGACTTTGGCAGAGCTGAGAATCGCGATCTATTGCCGCAGCCCTGCGACGATTTGATCGATGTCGTCGCCCTCCGCTACCTCACGTGATTGAAAGAACGATGTCAGTCGAAAACGATGTGGGAGTTTACCGGGAAGCCTTGGTGTTTCTCGGGACTGCAGGCGTACTGATCCCGGTGATGACGCGGTTTCGCGTCAGCCCGGTGCTCGGCTTTCTGGTCGCGGGGCTGGTGCTCGGTCCGCACAGCCTCGGCCGGATCGGCGCCGACCTGCCCTGGCTGAGTTACGTCACCATTACCTCTCAGGATGCGGTCGATCGGCTGGCCGAACTCGGCGTCGCCTTCCTGCTGTTCACCATCGGCCTCGAACTGTCGTTCGACCGTCTCTGGACGATGCGGCGGCTGGTGTTCGGCCTCGGCATGTCGCAGGTGGTGCTGACGACCGCGGCGATCAGCGGCATCGCGCTCATCTTCGGCAACACCGTGGAATCGAGCCTAGTGATCGGCGCCTGTCTGGCGCTGTCGTCGACCGCGATCGTGCTGCAGCTCTTGGCCGAGCAGAAGCGGCTCGCGACCGTGGCCGGGCGCAGCATCTTCGCGGTGCTGCTGGCGCAGGATCTCGCGGTGGTACCGATCCTGTTTCTGATCGTGGTGTTCGGCAAGGCGGCCGGCGATGCGGCGGGCGGCGGCGCGGCCAGCACCGGCGCCGTTTGGCTTGGGCTCGCAATGGCCTTGGTGCAGGCCGCCGCCGCCATCCTGCTGATCATCGGCTTCGGCCGGCTGGTGCTGCGCCGGCTGTTCCGCCTGGTCGCCTCGACCCACAACCGTGAACTGTTCATGGCGACGATCCTGTTCGTGGTGGTCGGCACCTCGCTGGTCACGCACGTCGCCGGATTGTCGATGGCGCTCGGCGCCTTCCTGGCCGGCCTGGTGCTGGCCGAGACCGAATTCCGCCGCCAGGTCGAAGTCGATATCGAGCCGTTCAAGGGCATGCTGCTCGGGCTGTTCTTCATCTCGGTCGGAATGCGGATCGATCTTGCCGAAGTTGCGCGCTATCCGGCGATGGTGGCGACCTCTGTGATCGGCATGACGGCGCTGAAGGCGCTGGTGATCGCCGGCCTCACCTGGCTGTTCCGGCTGTCGCGGCCGGTGATCGCCGAGGCCAGCCTGCTGCTCGCCGGCGGCGGCGAATTCGCCTTCCTGGTGCTCGGGCTTGCCAGCTCCAGCGGCCTCGTCACGCGCGAGGTCGAGCAGTTCATGCTGCTGGTGTCGTCGGGCACCATGATGCTGACGCCCTATCTGGCGCGGCTGAGCCGCAAGGCCAGCGCACGCGCCCGCAAGGCGGTGGCGGTGGCGGCCGGTCACACCGATCCGACGCCCAGCGACTCGCCGCGTATCATTTTGGTCGGCTATGGCCGCGTCGGCCGCATCGTCGGCGACATCCTGAACAAGCAGGGCAAGCCGTTCATCGGCATCGACGTCGATCCGGAAGCGGTGGCGCGCGCCCGCAAGGCCGGCGTCAACGTCGTGTATGGCGACGCCACCCAGCGCGCGTTCCTGCGCAAATGCGGGCTCGGCGATGCGCCCGCCGTGGTGGTGACGATGCACGACGCCGCAGCCGCCGAACACGTCGTCGCCGCGGCCCGTGCCGAGCGCGCCGACCTGCCGGTGATCGTCCGCGCCCGCGACGCCGACCACGCCGCGCGGCTGTTTACCCTCGGCGCCACCGAAGTGATCCGCGAAGTGCTGGAAGCCAGCTTCGAGATCGCCTCCACCGTGCTGCAGGCGCTCGGCATGCCGGTCGGCAAAGTCATCGCCGTGATCCACGACGAACGCGACACCCGCAAGAAGCGCGTCCGCGCCGGCGTACCGGCCGATTGAGGGCGCGGCTCCGCAAAAAGCCTACATCTCCCGCGTCATGTCGGTATCTCTCCTCTCCCCTGCCATTCAGACCATCGCCCTGCACGACGGCACGGAACAGACCACCTCGACCGAACTTATCGGTTGATGCGGTCAGTCTGCCTCGTGTCTCGAGCAGCGTTCGCAGCTTCGAAGTCGGCTGATCGGCGTCCCCCGTCCGGTCTCCATTGCTATCGAAAGCGTCGATCTGATGAAGCTGGGCAAAGCCCAATCCCTGGAAGACGTCGCCGGTCTGGTCGGCGCCTGCGCGGTCACGATCCTGGCCGTCATCATCATCTCGGCGCTGTATGTCGGCCGAGAGGTGTTCGTCCCGGTCGCCCTGGCGATCCTGCTGAGCTTCGTGCTGGCTCGCCCGGTCAACTTCCTGCAGTCCCTGCGGGTGCCGCGGGCAATCGCGGCGATCACCACCGTTCTTTTCGCCTTCGCGGTGATCTTCGCGCTCGGCAGCCTGATCGCGACGCAGCTGTCGCGGCTGGCCGACGACCTGCCGCAGTACCAATCGACGATCCAATCCAAGATCACCTCGCTGCGCGGCGTGACCGGCGGCTCCACGACGCTCGAACGCGCCGAGGGGATGCTGCAGAATCTCAGCAAGGAACTGAACAAACCGAAGAACGCGCCCGCGCCGTCGCTGAGCAATCCACCGACGTCGTCGTCGAGACCGGTCACCCCCGTTCCGGTCGAAGTCCTGCAGCCCGATCCGGGGACCTTGGCGAACCTGCGATCTCTGATCGCGCCGCTGATCTCGCCGCTGGCGACGACCGGCATCATCGTGATCTTCGTTATCTTCATCCTGTTGCAGCGGGAGGACCTGCGCAATCGGCTGATCC from the Rhodopseudomonas palustris genome contains:
- the ybaL gene encoding YbaL family putative K(+) efflux transporter, with the translated sequence MPHNGTMEHNTPLISTIVAGLVLAFAFGVAAQRLKISPLVGYLLAGVVIGPFTPGYVADQSLANELAEIGVILLMFGVGLHFSLKDLLEVRAIAIPGAVVQIGAATVLGAGLGHALGWPFGAGLVFGLALSVASTVVLLRALQERRLVDSERGRIAVGWLIVEDIAMVLTLVLLPAVAGLLKGEATTANWETVLWPVAMTLGKVFAFMVFMLVVGRRIIPWMLHYVAHTGSRELFRLAVLAISLGVAFGAAVLFDVSLALGAFFAGMILSESELSHRAANETLPLRDAFAVLFFVSVGMLVDPGIVVREPLPLLVTVLIIVFGKSIAAFFIVRLFGHPNMTALTISASLAQIGEFSFILAGLGVSLGLMPERGRDLVLAGAIISIMLNPMMFVLLDRVSAKIAAAAEVAKQAAKEAAAAAMPAQLRGHIVLVGHGRVGSNVSTALRRAGADMVVIENDDERVARLQREGFTAINGNAAAQEILDEAEVAQAHGLLVAIPNAFEGGQIVAKARAVNPGLLIIARAHSAEEVTHLRSNGANLVIMGEDEIARAMIARLGVDAVSGDAAASPITSATAPASAGAAA
- a CDS encoding cation:proton antiporter; its protein translation is MSVENDVGVYREALVFLGTAGVLIPVMTRFRVSPVLGFLVAGLVLGPHSLGRIGADLPWLSYVTITSQDAVDRLAELGVAFLLFTIGLELSFDRLWTMRRLVFGLGMSQVVLTTAAISGIALIFGNTVESSLVIGACLALSSTAIVLQLLAEQKRLATVAGRSIFAVLLAQDLAVVPILFLIVVFGKAAGDAAGGGAASTGAVWLGLAMALVQAAAAILLIIGFGRLVLRRLFRLVASTHNRELFMATILFVVVGTSLVTHVAGLSMALGAFLAGLVLAETEFRRQVEVDIEPFKGMLLGLFFISVGMRIDLAEVARYPAMVATSVIGMTALKALVIAGLTWLFRLSRPVIAEASLLLAGGGEFAFLVLGLASSSGLVTREVEQFMLLVSSGTMMLTPYLARLSRKASARARKAVAVAAGHTDPTPSDSPRIILVGYGRVGRIVGDILNKQGKPFIGIDVDPEAVARARKAGVNVVYGDATQRAFLRKCGLGDAPAVVVTMHDAAAAEHVVAAARAERADLPVIVRARDADHAARLFTLGATEVIREVLEASFEIASTVLQALGMPVGKVIAVIHDERDTRKKRVRAGVPAD